AGGACTGGCTGCGTCATCAGACCATGCTCATCAACGAGAACCGCCTCAGCCCCATGGACCCCAAGGCGCGCCGGTTCCTCGAAGAACAGATGGAGCACTATTTCTTCGGCGAGGGGGCCGAGACGCCGGCTGGGTATACGCCGCCCTCGGCTTGAGGGCATCCGGTTTGGCCTGCGGCGCGTTGCGGTGCATTTTTCCGATCCGGCAGTTGACAACCCGATTCTAGATGGGTTTAATACGCAGCTCGACCGGCAGCGTCATGCAAACGGTCGAAATCTTAAGCCTAGGTAGCTCAGTTGGTAGAGCAGCGGATTGAAAATCCGCGTGTCGGTGGTTCGATTCCGCCCCTGGGCACCAACTTCTAGAAGCCGGTTCGGTCCATGACCAACCGGCTTTTTGCTGTGCTCAGACCAAGGTTCCCGCCACCTTCGACGCTCGCCTCGATCTCATCACCGCTCTTCGGAATCTCGGGAAAGCGCGTCGTCTTGCGATTATCATTGGCCCTCCGGTTTCCCCACCAACGAAGCAGTAGCGCCCCATCCGCCAAAGGGGCTGCGGAGGACTCATGCAGAACGACCGTATCATCGCCTTCGTCATGGCCGGTGGCCAAGGCTCCCGGCTCCAGCCGTTGACCACCGGACGCTCCAAGCCCTCGGTGCCCTTCGGCTCGCGCTACCGGATCGTCGATTTCGTGCTCAGCAATCTGGTCAACTCCCAGATCCAGACCATCTATCTGCTGGTGCAGTACAAGTCGCAGTCGCTCATCGAACACGTCCGCAAGGCCTGGACCATCTCGCCACTGCTCCAGAATCAGTTCGTCACCGTGGTGCCGCCGCAGATGATGTCGGGCGAGCACTGGTTCCAGGGCACCGCCGACGCGGTCAACCAGAACATCAATCTGATCGAGGAACATCGCCCGGGGCTGGTCGCCGTCTTCGGTGCCGACCACATCTATCGCATGGACATCCGTCAGATGATCGATTTCCATCGCGCGCGTCAGGCCGATGTCACCATCGCTGCCCTGCCCGTACCGCTGCATGAGGCTTCGAGCTTCGGTGTGATCGCCGCCGACGGGGACGGACGCATCCAGGGGTTCGAGGAAAAGCCGGCCAATCCGACGCCCATGCCATCGAACCCGGAGATGGCCTTTGCCTCGATGGGCAACTACATCTTCAGCACCGAGGTGCTGCTCCAGGCCCTGCACGAGACCCAGCAGGCCGGCGAGACCGATTTCGGTCAGCACGTTCTGCCGCGCCTGCTGCGCACCCATCGGCTCTTTGCCTACGACTTCGCCACCAACCGCATCCCTGGTGTCCAACCCTATGAGACCCCGGTCTACTGGCGCGACGTGGGCAACCTGGATGCCTATTTCGACGCCCATCACGACGTGCTCGGCGCCGAGCCGATGTTCGACGTCTTCAATCCGGAATGGCCGATCTATTCGAGCGGCTATCAGGGTCCGGTGGCGCGCGTACTCGGCGGCCAGATCGAGAACACCCTGCTCGGTGCGGCGACCATCATCCATAAGGGCGCACGTATCCAGAACTCCATCATCCGGCGCGAGGCGGTGATCGAGGAGGATGTGGTGCTGGAGGACTGCATCATCATGGACTATGTGCGCGTCAGCCGGGGGGCGCGTCTGCGCCGGGTGATCGTCGACCGCCACAACGTCATCGCGCCGGGCGACGAGATCGGCTTCGACCGCGCACGCGATGCCGAGCGCTTCCATGTCAGCCCAGGCGGCGTGACCGTCATCCCTCAGGGACAGGTCGGCTATTTCGCGCGTGACATTCGCGGCTCGGGTCGGCGCGGCTATTCGGAATAGTCAGCCGCCCCGGATCTCCACCGGGGTGCCGTTCGGCGTCTGCTCGAAGAGCTCGATCAGATCCAGGTTACGCATGCGGATACAGCCATGCGAGCGCGGCACCCCCATGGGTTCGGAATCCGGGCAGCCGTGGATGTAGATGAAACGCCGCAGGGTGTCGACCGATCCGCCGCGATTGCGGCCCGGCTCGCAGCCGGTGAGCCAGAGGATGCGGGTCAGGATCCAGTCGCGCTCGGGATGGGCGGCGGCCAGCGCGGCGTCATGGATCTCGCCGGTCGGACGCCGTCCGCGAAAGACGGTTCCGACCGGACAGCCGTCGCCGATGCGCAGACGCACGCGATGCAACCCGCGCGGTGTGCAGCCGCTGCCGTAGTCCTCTCCGACGCCGTTTGCCCCGGTCGAAACCGGATACCGGCGCACGGGCCGTGCGTCGATGAAGAGCGTCAGGCGCTGGGCGTCGATATCGACCACGAGTCGCCGGTCCATCACGGTAGCCGTCTCAGCCGGGTCTGATGGAACATCTGAGGGTCGACAGGCTTGTCGATGGGGTCGTTCACTATTGTTCACGCCAGACGGAAAAGACTTTTTCAAGTCTAGGAGTATAGGGATATACCGATCATCAATGCTACTGAACGGCGTCCGGTTCTAACGACGAGCCCGGTGTCATTCGGGTCGGCTCAGGCTGAATCGGCATCCACGAACCAGCCACCACGAATCTGATTGCGCCCCGCGTGTTTGGCACGATAGAGGAACTGATCGGCCATCCGCAATGCCGCCTCGGGTGTGTTCGACGGCGAAGCGTTGATCACGGTGACGCCGATACTCAGGGTCATGATGCCCGCCGTGCCCGGGTCCGGATGCGGGAT
The sequence above is drawn from the Allochromatium vinosum DSM 180 genome and encodes:
- a CDS encoding oxidative damage protection protein; protein product: MSRTVHCIKLGREAEGLDRPTYPGELGRRIFEQISKSAWQDWLRHQTMLINENRLSPMDPKARRFLEEQMEHYFFGEGAETPAGYTPPSA
- a CDS encoding glucose-1-phosphate adenylyltransferase, coding for MQNDRIIAFVMAGGQGSRLQPLTTGRSKPSVPFGSRYRIVDFVLSNLVNSQIQTIYLLVQYKSQSLIEHVRKAWTISPLLQNQFVTVVPPQMMSGEHWFQGTADAVNQNINLIEEHRPGLVAVFGADHIYRMDIRQMIDFHRARQADVTIAALPVPLHEASSFGVIAADGDGRIQGFEEKPANPTPMPSNPEMAFASMGNYIFSTEVLLQALHETQQAGETDFGQHVLPRLLRTHRLFAYDFATNRIPGVQPYETPVYWRDVGNLDAYFDAHHDVLGAEPMFDVFNPEWPIYSSGYQGPVARVLGGQIENTLLGAATIIHKGARIQNSIIRREAVIEEDVVLEDCIIMDYVRVSRGARLRRVIVDRHNVIAPGDEIGFDRARDAERFHVSPGGVTVIPQGQVGYFARDIRGSGRRGYSE
- a CDS encoding L,D-transpeptidase; translated protein: MDRRLVVDIDAQRLTLFIDARPVRRYPVSTGANGVGEDYGSGCTPRGLHRVRLRIGDGCPVGTVFRGRRPTGEIHDAALAAAHPERDWILTRILWLTGCEPGRNRGGSVDTLRRFIYIHGCPDSEPMGVPRSHGCIRMRNLDLIELFEQTPNGTPVEIRGG